One window from the genome of Streptococcus parasanguinis encodes:
- the pyk gene encoding pyruvate kinase, producing the protein MNKRVKIVATLGPAVEIRGGKKFGEDGYWGEKLDVEASAQNIAKLIEAGANTFRFNFSHGDHQEQGERMATVKRAEEIAGKKVGFLLDTKGPEIRTELFEGEAKEYSYKTGERIRVATKQGIKSTRDVIALNVAGGLDIFDDVEVGHQVLVDDGKLGLRVVEKDAAKREFVVEVENDGIIAKQKGVNIPNTKIPFPALAERDNDDIRFGLEQGINFIAISFVRTAKDVNEVRAICEETGNGHVQLFAKIENQQGIDNLDEIIEAADGIMIARGDMGIEVPFEMVPVYQKMIITKVNAAGKVVITATNMLETMTEKPRATRSEVSDVFNAVIDGTDATMLSGESANGKYPLESVTTMATIDKNAQTLLKEYGRLNSDSFERNSKTEVMASAVKDATNSMDIKLVVTLTKTGHTARLISKYRPNADILALTFDELTERGLMLNWGVIPMLTEAPSSTDDMFEIAERKAVEAGLVQSGDDIVIVAGVPLGEAVRTNTMRIRTVR; encoded by the coding sequence ATGAACAAACGTGTAAAAATCGTTGCAACTTTGGGTCCTGCGGTAGAAATCCGTGGTGGTAAAAAATTTGGTGAAGACGGATACTGGGGTGAAAAACTTGACGTTGAAGCTTCAGCACAAAACATTGCTAAATTGATCGAAGCTGGCGCTAACACTTTCCGTTTCAACTTCTCACACGGTGACCACCAAGAACAAGGTGAACGTATGGCGACTGTTAAACGTGCAGAAGAAATCGCTGGTAAAAAAGTTGGTTTCCTTCTTGATACTAAAGGTCCAGAAATCCGTACTGAATTGTTCGAAGGCGAAGCTAAAGAGTACTCATACAAAACTGGTGAACGTATCCGCGTTGCTACAAAACAAGGCATCAAATCAACTCGTGATGTTATCGCATTGAACGTTGCTGGTGGACTTGACATCTTCGATGACGTTGAAGTTGGACACCAAGTATTGGTTGATGATGGTAAATTGGGTCTTCGCGTTGTAGAAAAAGATGCTGCAAAACGTGAATTTGTTGTTGAAGTTGAAAACGACGGTATCATTGCTAAACAAAAAGGTGTGAACATCCCTAACACTAAGATTCCTTTCCCAGCACTTGCTGAACGCGATAACGACGATATCCGCTTCGGTTTGGAACAAGGTATCAACTTCATCGCGATCTCATTCGTACGTACTGCAAAAGACGTAAATGAAGTTCGTGCAATCTGCGAAGAAACTGGTAACGGTCACGTTCAATTGTTTGCGAAGATCGAAAACCAACAAGGTATCGATAATTTAGATGAAATCATTGAAGCTGCAGACGGTATTATGATTGCTCGTGGTGACATGGGTATCGAAGTACCATTTGAAATGGTTCCAGTTTACCAAAAAATGATTATCACTAAAGTGAATGCTGCTGGTAAAGTTGTTATCACTGCAACAAACATGCTTGAAACAATGACTGAAAAACCACGTGCAACTCGTTCTGAAGTATCTGACGTCTTCAACGCTGTTATCGATGGTACTGATGCTACAATGCTTTCAGGTGAATCTGCAAATGGTAAATACCCACTTGAGTCAGTTACAACAATGGCTACAATTGACAAGAACGCTCAAACTCTTCTTAAAGAATACGGACGTTTGAACTCAGATTCATTTGAACGTAACTCTAAGACAGAAGTTATGGCTTCAGCTGTTAAAGATGCTACAAACTCAATGGACATCAAATTGGTTGTAACTCTTACTAAGACTGGTCACACAGCACGTTTGATTTCTAAATACCGTCCAAATGCTGATATCTTGGCATTGACATTTGACGAATTGACAGAACGTGGATTGATGTTGAACTGGGGTGTTATCCCAATGTTGACAGAAGCTCCATCATCAACTGATGACATGTTTGAAATTGCTGAACGCAAAGCAGTTGAAGCTGGTCTTGTACAATCTGGTGATGATATCGTTATCGTTGCAGGTGTACCACTTGGTGAAGCAGTTCGTACAAACACAATGCGTATCCGTACAGTACGTTAA
- the pfkA gene encoding 6-phosphofructokinase, with amino-acid sequence MKRIAVLTSGGDAPGMNAAIRAVVRQAISEGMEVFGIYDGYAGMVAGKIQPLDTSSVGDIISRGGTFLHSARYPEFAQREGQLKGIEQLKKHGIEGVVVIGGDGSYHGAMRLTELGFPAVGLPGTIDNDIVGTDFTIGFDTAVTTAMDAIDKIRDTSSSHRRTFVIEVMGRNAGDIALWAGIASGADEIIIPEEGFKIEEVVESIKEGYAKGRTHNIIVLAEGVMSADEFGQALKDAGDTSDLRVTELGHIQRGGSPTARDRVLASRMGAHAVKLLKQGIGGVAVGIRNEKMVENPILGKAEEGALFSLTEDGKIVVNNPHKADLGLAELNRSLSSI; translated from the coding sequence ATGAAACGTATTGCTGTTTTAACTAGTGGTGGAGATGCCCCTGGTATGAATGCTGCTATTCGTGCAGTTGTTCGTCAAGCAATTTCTGAAGGAATGGAAGTTTTTGGTATCTACGATGGATACGCAGGTATGGTTGCTGGAAAAATTCAGCCACTAGATACCTCATCTGTTGGTGATATTATTTCCCGTGGTGGAACTTTCCTTCATTCAGCTCGTTACCCTGAATTCGCTCAACGCGAAGGTCAATTAAAAGGGATTGAGCAATTGAAGAAACATGGAATTGAAGGTGTTGTGGTTATTGGTGGAGATGGTTCTTACCATGGTGCGATGCGCTTGACAGAACTTGGATTCCCAGCAGTTGGTCTTCCTGGTACGATCGACAACGATATCGTCGGAACTGATTTTACAATTGGTTTTGATACGGCAGTCACAACTGCAATGGATGCGATCGACAAGATCCGTGATACATCATCTAGTCACCGTCGTACTTTTGTTATTGAGGTTATGGGTCGTAATGCTGGAGATATCGCTCTTTGGGCAGGGATCGCTTCAGGTGCAGATGAAATCATCATTCCAGAAGAAGGTTTCAAAATCGAAGAAGTTGTTGAAAGTATCAAAGAAGGCTATGCAAAGGGTCGTACGCACAACATCATCGTTTTGGCTGAAGGCGTGATGTCTGCCGATGAATTTGGCCAAGCTTTGAAAGATGCAGGAGATACAAGTGACCTTCGTGTAACAGAACTAGGCCACATCCAACGTGGTGGATCACCAACTGCTCGTGACCGTGTCCTTGCTTCACGCATGGGAGCGCACGCTGTTAAATTGCTCAAACAAGGAATCGGTGGGGTTGCCGTTGGTATCCGTAATGAAAAAATGGTGGAAAACCCAATCCTTGGTAAAGCAGAAGAAGGAGCCCTCTTTAGCTTGACAGAAGATGGTAAGATTGTGGTAAACAATCCACATAAAGCTGATCTTGGTCTTGCCGAGTTGAACCGTAGCTTGTCTTCAATTTAA